One segment of Anguilla anguilla isolate fAngAng1 chromosome 1, fAngAng1.pri, whole genome shotgun sequence DNA contains the following:
- the LOC118231773 gene encoding uncharacterized protein LOC118231773 — translation MRSRHTRRKAPARRQAIFYWSPSHDSRLADMRTDAGQKHRTEETVPETAPMAQAGPSSGTAGTRTGVDTCNSQGCRCCRHIWKGAVKFQSTATGEHYNITQYLTCKTPSVIYIIQCKKCPVQYVGKTLTTLQRTVEEHRASITNQRRQPVPDHFNNNDHCLDHLIVYPIEQVNGSEALKERELYWIRELATMAHGLNCVPYTYEEHRTEETAPETAPVAQAGPSSRTAGTRTGVDTCNSQGCRCCGHIWKGAVKFQSTATGEHYNITQYLTCKTPSVIYIIQCKKCPMQYVGKTTTTLQRRSKDHRSSIRKRQYRPIPVHFNNNGHSLKDLILFPIEQVNGCKALKERELYWITELETMARGLNLVPCNYVGEQQLGDGEERSAGPAQEQVEECKDAIEDGKQAMSQVYTKLKNVTSRERQSMEFLNDLKKKVSDLKEYDQKEKIYIGLFGKTGAGKSSLINAIINEDQLLPSSLSHACTSVLVQVQANTKSRKYKADIEFISPEAKELSRSIECYIRSDEKGKDKFWPLVKRVTISLPQSPALLEGVVLVDLPGAGDVSKHRSEMWKKAIRY, via the exons ATGAGGTCACGCCACACCCGCCGAAAAGCTCCGGCCCGTCGGCAGGCCATCTTCTACTGGTCTCCTTCGCACGACAGCAGGTTGGCGGACATGCGCACAGACGCAGGAC AGAAACACAGGACAGAGGAGACTGTTCCAGAGACTGCTCCCATGGCTCAAGCAGGTCCTTCTTCAGGGACTGCAGGCACTCGTACGGGCGTTGACACGTGTAATTCCCAGGGATGCCGCTGCTGCCGGCACATATGGAAGGGTGCTGTTAAATTtcagagcacagctacaggagaACATTACAACATCACACAATATCTGACATGCAAGACACCAAGTGTCATCTACATCATCCAGTGCAAAAAATGCCCGGTGCAGTATGTTGGGAAGACTTTGACCACACTGCAGAGAACAGTCGAAGAACACAGAGCTTCCATCACAAATCAGCGACGTCAGCCAGTCCCTGATCATTTCAACAACAATGACCATTGTCTTGATCATCTGATTGTATATCCAATTGAGCAGGTCAATGGTTCTGAAGCACTAAAAGAGAGGGAACTCTACTGGATCAGAGAGCTTGCAACAATGGCCCATGGACTGAATTGCGTGCCATATACATATG AGGAACACAGGACAGAGGAGACTGCTCCAGAGACTGCTCCCGTGGCTCAAGCAGGTCCTTCTTCCAGGACTGCAGGCACTCGTACGGGCGTTGACACGTGTAATTCCCAGGGATGCCGCTGCTGCGGGCACATATGGAAGGGTGCTGTTAAATTtcagagcacagctacaggagaACATTACAACATCACACAATATCTGACATGCAAGACACCAAGTGTCATCTACATCATCCAGTGTAAAAAATGCCCGATGCAGTATGTTGGGAAGACTACAACCACACTCCAAAGAAGATCCAAAGACCACAGAAGCTCCATCAGAAAACGCCAATATCGACCAATCCCTGTTCATTTTAACAACAATGGCCATTCTCTTAAAGATCTGATTTTATTTCCAATTGAGCAGGTCAATGGTTGTAAAGCACTAAAAGAGAGGGAACTCTACTGGATCACAGAGCTGGAAACAATGGCCCGTGGACTAAATCTGGTGCCATGTAATTATG TAGGGGAGCAGCAACTGGGTGATGGTGAGGAAAGATCAGCGGGACCAGCTCAGGAACAAGTGGAAGAAT GCAAAGATGCAATAGAAGACGGAAAACAAGCCATGTCTCAGGTTTACaccaaactgaaaaatgttaccagcagagagagacagagcatgGAGTTCCTGAACGATCTCAA AAAGAAGGTCTCAGATTTAAAAGAATATgaccaaaaagagaaaatttacATTGGACTGTTTGGGAAGACGGGAGCAGGGAAGAGCTCACTGATCAACGCAATTATCAATGAAGACCAGCTTCTGCCTTCATCACTCTCACATGCCTGCACTTCAGTCTTAGTGCAAGTGCAAGCCAATACAAAATCCAGAAAATACAAAGCTGATATTGAATTCATCAGCCCAGAG GCCAAAGAACTGTCTCGAAGCATTGAATGCTACATTCGGAGtgatgaaaaaggaaaagataaGTTCTGGCCTCTTGTGAAGCGAGTCACCATCTCCTTGCCACAGTCTCCAGCTCTACTGGAAGGGGTTGTGCTGGTGGACCTGCCTGGGGCCGGAGATGTCAGTAAACACAGAAGTGAGATGTGGAAAAAG GCCATCcgttattga